CTAAAGTACAGATTTCCATCCCCAATTTTACACCCATACTGAAGAATGGTTTGATTGCTGTGAAAGGCAATTTTGCGCATGGCTGGTTCGGTACCGGCGATTCGGTGAAAAACTACTACCTGCATCAAAAAAGCCTTTACGTTCGTCTGGGAAAACCCGACTGGCGATTTAAATTTTATGGTGGCTTCAACCATCAGGTACAGTGGGGAGGGCAGGTATTGTATCCGCGTTATGAAGGCAAATTGCGGATTACGGAGTTTGGCAGTGATTGGCAAACATATTTATACGTTGTGAATGGTAAATCATTGTATACGCTCGATACGCTGGTGATTCAAAATGGGCAGGCGTCAGCCGAAGGCGGGAACCGGGTTGGTAACCACTTAGGTACGATTGATCTGGGGCTGGAGTACGAGGATGAGCATGCAAAGTGGTTTATCTATAAACAGTCGATTTATGAAGCGGGTGCCTTGTTTTATCTGAATAACATAGCAGATGGATTGCACGGTATTGCGTATACCCGAAAAAAGGCAACCAGTGGCATTCTGAAAGTTGTTGTGGAATATCTACAAACCTCCAATCAGGGCGGCCCCTATTTGTCCAATCGGTCAACGATTCCTCAACTGCGGGGGGCAGAGGATTACTTCAATAATGGCCGCTATATCGATGGGTGGGTATATAAAGGGCAGACGATCGGTACGCCATTTATCATGCCTTTGCGCTACACCACAGGTCTGCCTCAGTCACTGGATAAAAATCCTAATCGAATCGTAAATAATCGGGTCAACGCGGTTACACTAGGTGTGAGTAGCCGAATCAAGCAAGTCGAGTTATTGACACGGCTTTCGTTTAGTCATAATCTGGGTAACTATGATGTCCCTCTGGACTATACCCAGGCATCGGTTCAGCAACAAGTTATAGTTCCGATTAAGAAATATACATTTACGGCTAATCTGGCCTACGATAATGCAGGTGTGCTTAAAGAAAATGTCGGCTTAAGTTTACTGGTAAAGCGCTCGTTTTAAGCATCCTTAATTGATAACTTCCCTTACGTTGTAGGCGATTCCATATGAAGCTTCTTATCATTTTTTCAGTACTGGCCCTATCTACGTTGACTCAAGCCCTATATGGTCAGTCTGCCGTGCCGCATGATACGATCAGGCCCGTAAAAGTGGATTCCATCGACTTATTGGTTGCCAAGCGAAAGCTGTTTACAACGGCGGTTTACAAGAACGGTGAAAAATTGTCCAATGCGGCTGTTGTCAGTCTGTTGCAGTCGACACCCAAAGCATTGAATAAGTTTCAATGGGGTAATCGGTTAAAGCCTATCGGACCTATCATTTCGTTAGCCGGAATCGTATTAGGGTATATGGGGCTTAAAGGAGATGAGCAAACAGCTATGATCAGTGGTGTTCGAACGGCTACGAATTCAAGGCCACCCGACATACAGGTTACGTACACAAAACGTAGCTTGCCTAAGACGTTGGCTGGGTTAGGGCTTTTTGTCGGCGGGCTGTGCCTGATAGAACTCGCCAATGACCATACGGCTACATCCATTACCCTCTATAATGCCAAGCCAGGGCCTATCAAAACGTTATCGCAGGTTAATCGGCTAAACCTGGGGTTGACCACTACCGGGAATGTTGGTCTGGAAGCTCATTTTTAAGTAGTGATTTTCTGAACGTTGCTATGGCAGCTAATGATAAAGGTTGTGATTACTGCCAAAGCTAATGTAGGTTTGTAGCCTGTTGCCAATATACTGTTTTCAGCATGCCCGCATCCTCCATCTGGCACCGGTTGATTTCCGGTTTTAAAGATCCTGCTCCTGTCAACACAGCCATGTGTTTCTGGGAGGTGGATGTGCATTCGCATTTGGTACCTGGCGTTGATGATGGGGTGAAAGACCCCGAACAGGCGTTAGCCTGCCTCAACCAATTGGTAGAATGGGGGATTCGGAAAGTGATTACAACCCCCCACATCAGTGGCGACTGGTATCCGAACAAACCGGCTGATCTTCGGCAGGGGCTCATTGATCTACAGATTCTGATTGATCAGCACCAATTGCCGCTCTCGATTGAACTGGCTGCGGAGTATCTGATCGACGACTTTTTTTTCGACCTGCTGCAAAAAGAGGAACTGTTGAGCTTCGGCCCCCGAAAATATCTGTTGATTGAAACAGGCTGGGCGTGGGCCCCGGCGCAGATCGACGATATTTTATTCCGAATACAAACGCATGGATATACACCTGTGCTTGCCCATCCTGAACGCTATAAGTACTACCACGAGAATAG
This window of the Spirosoma aerolatum genome carries:
- a CDS encoding capsule assembly Wzi family protein, coding for MPQTIRLLYAASVCLLMSQITYAQTIRQKTRYELEAGTYLSTAESNPFWIRSNQYGEVPLESNGFTIRAQAKKEYEPLVYNKKGKGKFSYGYGIRAVLNAGKVNQFLLSELYGKVRYGAFEFSAGRRREIMGLVDSSLSAGSYIWSGNALPMPKVQISIPNFTPILKNGLIAVKGNFAHGWFGTGDSVKNYYLHQKSLYVRLGKPDWRFKFYGGFNHQVQWGGQVLYPRYEGKLRITEFGSDWQTYLYVVNGKSLYTLDTLVIQNGQASAEGGNRVGNHLGTIDLGLEYEDEHAKWFIYKQSIYEAGALFYLNNIADGLHGIAYTRKKATSGILKVVVEYLQTSNQGGPYLSNRSTIPQLRGAEDYFNNGRYIDGWVYKGQTIGTPFIMPLRYTTGLPQSLDKNPNRIVNNRVNAVTLGVSSRIKQVELLTRLSFSHNLGNYDVPLDYTQASVQQQVIVPIKKYTFTANLAYDNAGVLKENVGLSLLVKRSF
- a CDS encoding tyrosine-protein phosphatase — translated: MPASSIWHRLISGFKDPAPVNTAMCFWEVDVHSHLVPGVDDGVKDPEQALACLNQLVEWGIRKVITTPHISGDWYPNKPADLRQGLIDLQILIDQHQLPLSIELAAEYLIDDFFFDLLQKEELLSFGPRKYLLIETGWAWAPAQIDDILFRIQTHGYTPVLAHPERYKYYHENRKGLLHLREIGCLFQLNWMSLIGRYGVESQKQARFLVNQRVIDFIGSDLHQPKDLKDMARLLYSNELQLLQNQPLLNNTLF